The following are encoded in a window of Clarias gariepinus isolate MV-2021 ecotype Netherlands chromosome 8, CGAR_prim_01v2, whole genome shotgun sequence genomic DNA:
- the ccdc28b gene encoding coiled-coil domain-containing protein 28B isoform X2, giving the protein MMEDKRKKRSPKVSLPQPPPPPVNPRKLSVLPASKSATFCLGLPQPPSPKPRGKYKRSVGAMGMTKEVLTVPMLPPRATSRPHREKPRAPQPAGPSRVAPSSSPLQHSFLTDVSDVREMEGGLLNLLNDFHSGKLQAFGKVCSFEQLEHVREMQEKLARLHFSLDSHVEELSEDQRKSASDRNLEHLLSNKLHLAENQDLPKASDP; this is encoded by the exons ATGATGGAGGACAAAAGGAAGAAGAGGAGTCCCAAAGTGTCTCTCCCACAACCTCCACCTCCGCCGGTAAATCCGCGCAAACTCTCCGTCCTCCCAGCTAGCAAGAGCGCCACCTTCTGTCTGGGTCTCCCACAACCGCCGTCCCCTAAACCCCGGGGCAAGTACAAGAGATCCGTAGGGGCCATGGGGATGACCAAAGAAGTGCTCACTGTGCCCATGCTCCCACCCAGGGCCACGAG CCGGCCTCACAGAGAGAAACCCCGGGCGCCCCAGCCAGCCGGACCCAGCCGAGTCGCGccatcctcctctcctcttcagCACTCCTTCCTCACTGACGTCTCAGACGTGCGAGAGATGGAGGGAGGACTCCTCAACCTGCTCAATGACTTCCACTCAGGGAAACTCCAGGCCTTTG GTAAGGTATGTTCGTTCGAGCAGCTCGAGCATGTCCGGGAGATGCAGGAGAAACTGGCTCGCCTTCACTTCAGCCTGGACAGTCATGTGGAGGAGCTCTCGGAGGACCAGAGGAAAAGTGCTTCAGACCGCAACCTGGAGCACCTGCTCTcaaat AAATTACACCTGGCAGAGAATCAGGACTTACCCAAGGCATCTGATCCCTGA
- the ccdc28b gene encoding coiled-coil domain-containing protein 28B isoform X1, with the protein MMEDKRKKRSPKVSLPQPPPPPVNPRKLSVLPASKSATFCLGLPQPPSPKPRGKYKRSVGAMGMTKEVLTVPMLPPRATSRPHREKPRAPQPAGPSRVAPSSSPLQHSFLTDVSDVREMEGGLLNLLNDFHSGKLQAFGKVCSFEQLEHVREMQEKLARLHFSLDSHVEELSEDQRKSASDRNLEHLLSNLEELSSSIQKLHLAENQDLPKASDP; encoded by the exons ATGATGGAGGACAAAAGGAAGAAGAGGAGTCCCAAAGTGTCTCTCCCACAACCTCCACCTCCGCCGGTAAATCCGCGCAAACTCTCCGTCCTCCCAGCTAGCAAGAGCGCCACCTTCTGTCTGGGTCTCCCACAACCGCCGTCCCCTAAACCCCGGGGCAAGTACAAGAGATCCGTAGGGGCCATGGGGATGACCAAAGAAGTGCTCACTGTGCCCATGCTCCCACCCAGGGCCACGAG CCGGCCTCACAGAGAGAAACCCCGGGCGCCCCAGCCAGCCGGACCCAGCCGAGTCGCGccatcctcctctcctcttcagCACTCCTTCCTCACTGACGTCTCAGACGTGCGAGAGATGGAGGGAGGACTCCTCAACCTGCTCAATGACTTCCACTCAGGGAAACTCCAGGCCTTTG GTAAGGTATGTTCGTTCGAGCAGCTCGAGCATGTCCGGGAGATGCAGGAGAAACTGGCTCGCCTTCACTTCAGCCTGGACAGTCATGTGGAGGAGCTCTCGGAGGACCAGAGGAAAAGTGCTTCAGACCGCAACCTGGAGCACCTGCTCTcaaat CTGGAAGAGCTCAGCAGCTCCAT ACAGAAATTACACCTGGCAGAGAATCAGGACTTACCCAAGGCATCTGATCCCTGA
- the ccdc28b gene encoding coiled-coil domain-containing protein 28B isoform X3, with protein MMEDKRKKRSPKVSLPQPPPPPVNPRKLSVLPASKSATFCLGLPQPPSPKPRGKYKRSVGAMGMTKEVLTVPMLPPRATSRPHREKPRAPQPAGPSRVAPSSSPLQHSFLTDVSDVREMEGGLLNLLNDFHSGKLQAFGKVCSFEQLEHVREMQEKLARLHFSLDSHVEELSEDQRKSASDRNLEHLLSNTEITPGRESGLTQGI; from the exons ATGATGGAGGACAAAAGGAAGAAGAGGAGTCCCAAAGTGTCTCTCCCACAACCTCCACCTCCGCCGGTAAATCCGCGCAAACTCTCCGTCCTCCCAGCTAGCAAGAGCGCCACCTTCTGTCTGGGTCTCCCACAACCGCCGTCCCCTAAACCCCGGGGCAAGTACAAGAGATCCGTAGGGGCCATGGGGATGACCAAAGAAGTGCTCACTGTGCCCATGCTCCCACCCAGGGCCACGAG CCGGCCTCACAGAGAGAAACCCCGGGCGCCCCAGCCAGCCGGACCCAGCCGAGTCGCGccatcctcctctcctcttcagCACTCCTTCCTCACTGACGTCTCAGACGTGCGAGAGATGGAGGGAGGACTCCTCAACCTGCTCAATGACTTCCACTCAGGGAAACTCCAGGCCTTTG GTAAGGTATGTTCGTTCGAGCAGCTCGAGCATGTCCGGGAGATGCAGGAGAAACTGGCTCGCCTTCACTTCAGCCTGGACAGTCATGTGGAGGAGCTCTCGGAGGACCAGAGGAAAAGTGCTTCAGACCGCAACCTGGAGCACCTGCTCTcaaat ACAGAAATTACACCTGGCAGAGAATCAGGACTTACCCAAGGCATCTGA
- the tmem39b gene encoding transmembrane protein 39B, with amino-acid sequence MAGGRRGSGRATYCRSPLGSETGSVNNGNHSTSSPVTGVRSRTRNSSGTGFTSPPLAAQTVVPLKHCKIPELSVDRNVMFELHLLFCHLIALFVHYVNIYKTVWWYPPSHPPSHTSLNFHLIDYNMLVFTVIVLSRRLIAAIVKEASQSGKFPHSVFLVTARFAVLTLTGWSLCRSLIHLFRTYSVLSLLFLCYPFGMYIPILRPSSDMRLSPIASVGSKDTGAGVSVSMGRDYLSVLKETWKQHTSQLYGIQPMPTHACCLSPDLIRKEVEFLKMDFNKRMKEVLVSSMLSAYYVAFVPVWFVKSTQYVDKRWSCELFILVFVSTSVILMRHLLPPRYCDLLHKAAAHLGCWHKVDPSVCSNVLQHTWTEEFMWPQGVLVKHNKNVYKATGHYNVAVPSDVSHYRFYFFFNRPLRILNILIILEGAMIFYQLYSLMCSEKWYQTISLALILFSNYYAFFKLLRDRIVLGKAYSYSTSSDHKVS; translated from the exons ATGgcaggaggaagaagaggatcAGGCCGGGCGACGTACTGTCGTTCTCCGCTGGGCAGCGAGACAGGGTCCGTTAACAACGGTAACCACTCCACCAGCTCACCTGTGACAGGCGTGAGGTCACGGACCAG AAACAGTTCAGGAACAGGGTTCACCAGCCCCCCACTCGCTGCTCAGACCGTGGTCCCGCTGAAGCACTGCAAGATCCCCGAGCTCTCTGTGGATCGCAACGTGATGTTCGAGTTGCACCTCCTTTTTTGCCACCTCATCGCACTCTTCGTGCACTACGTCAACATCTACAAGACGGTGTGGTGGTACCCACCCTCAcaccccccctcacacacatcaCTG AACTTCCACCTGATCGACTATAACATGCTGGTGTTCACCGTCATCGTGTTGTCACGCCGGCTCATCGCCGCCATCGTCAAAGAG GCGTCTCAGAGCGGGAAGTTCCCTCACTCCGTCTTCCTGGTGACGGCTCGCTTTGCCGTTTTGACGCTCACCGGCTGGAGTCTGTGCCGCTCGCTCATCCACCTCTTCAGGACATACTCCGTCCTCAGCCTCCTGTTCCTCTGTTACCC ATTTGGGATGTATATCCCTATCCTCAGACCGAGCAGTGACATGCGCCTATCCCCCATCGCCTCCGTCGGCTCCAAAGACACGGGGGCGGGTGTGTCCGTGTCCATGGGGCGGGACTACTTATCTGTCCTAAAAGAGACGTGGAAGCAGCACACAAGCCAGCTGTACGGCATCCAGCCCATGCCAACGCACGCCTGCTGCCTTTCGCCCGACCTCATTCGCAAAGAGGTCGAGTTCCTTAAGATGGACTTCAACAAGAGGATGAAGGAGGTGCTGGTCAGCTCCATGCTCAGCGCATACTACGTCGCCTTTGTGCCCGTCTGGTTTGTCAAG agcACTCAGTACGTGGATAAGCGCTGGTCGTGCGAGCTCTTCATCCTCGTGTTCGTCAGCACGTCAGTGATCCTGATGCGCCACCTGCTGCCCCCTCGATACTGTGACTTACTACACAAAGCCGCCGCCCACCTCGGCTGCTGGCACAAAGTGGACCCCTCAGTCTGCTCAAACGTCCTCCAGCACAC GTGGACAGAAGAGTTCATGTGGCCACAGGGGGTGTTAGTGAAACACAATAAAAACGTCTATAAGGCTACGGGACATTATAACGTAGCAGTGCCTTCAGACGTCTCGCATTATCGCTTCTAT tttttttttaacaggccACTTCGAATATTAAACATCCTCATCATCCTGGAAGGAGCGATGATATTCTATCAGCTTTACTCGCTGATGTGTTCAGAAAAGTGGTATCAGACGATATCATTAGCGTTGATCCTCTTCAGTAACTACTACGCCTTCTTCAAACTGCTTAGAGACAGAATCGTGCTGGGGAAAGCATACTCATACTCGACCTCGTCAGACCACAAAGTCAGCTAG